gaaggccacgaacggaaacgcgtcggtctaaatttttaaaaaagttgatcttcttactacaagtgttgctggagcattttgacctcttctaagccattcactcttcatgcaccttgtcagttggtgaagtttgtgccagaaaatcctctttttaatataattttggcCACTATGGAGATTTTGATGGCGCTGTTTCCCCCTTTTGGTAAAGGTAAGGACCCCGGTTCAGCTCAACATTGGCATCAGaaagtcaaaaaaaagtttgttgttttcacaccATCAAGACCACAGTTTTCACCACCAGTTTATTTAAAAGGCACTGGATGAAATGATTTATCAGGTCATCTTCCTAAAATGATTGACAACATTGAACCTGTattaaatgtatctttattGTTTAGTCTTTTAGTTGATTGTTGTTATTAGAGCTGGGTACTGTCCACAAACTCACAATTCAATTAAATTGCAATTATTTGGGTCACGATTCGttctttctttatgtttacACATCACATAATCacagtgaaaaacagaaaacatgtttccgcccggtttcgaaccggggacctttcgcgtgtgaggcgaacgtgataaccactacactacggaaactgaTGACAACGTGTGCCATCATTCCCTGTTTATAAGTACGCCAGAAAACCAATAACCAAAAACAAGCAATAATAGTGAAGATTTATAAGAACTATCTGGAAATCTTTGTCCATGCACACATGGAAGTATAAGGAGGTACtgtgtttgatttaatttcgaacataaaaaaaaaacaagcataaaaagtgtctgttgGATGTTCAGAACAAACCAGGATAAAGTGACTTTCATAGTTAAAGTGATTGAATTGTCTGCTACGGGATGTAAAGTGACGGATTAATAAAGTTCTGGAGTATTGCACTTGATAATGAGGTACTGGTGTAAATTGCCAATTTGCCCTAGAGGTTGTTACTGTTCCCAGTGTTGTGAATATGATCAAATCTTTAATATGGTTGCacggaggaaagaagaaagaggtCGTTGTTTTTTGGGGTTAGAAAAAAAGGTAACctccccgtcggggaatcgaaccccggtcttccgcgtgacaggcggagatactgtccactatactaacgaggaTAGCTGCCACAATGCTCCTGTCACGTGACTTTATTCCTGACTCAATGCCAGAATTTAAACTATGAAACAAtataaacaacatttacatttagtgTGTGGAGTTTGAACGTTTTCCTGCATCTGCGTGGATTTTCTCTGAGTGCAGCAGGAAAGATTAAATTAATGATCTAGATTACAACACCTGGAAATTAATATGTGTGCACTGTGGAGTGATAATAATAAAAGGCTACAATATTATGAATGTGGATGTTCAAATAATAGTTCATAGAGTAGACTAGTCTGTATAAACATTATCATCCATACATGTATTGTTTAGGTACATTTTTTACCTATACAAACTataaagactgtaaataaaaagtataatagTCTACATTACCTTTGCTGTAggccttttttcattttattattattgagcAGCGGTGCATTGAAAGAGCCAGGAATCAATCCTTCCTCATTgataacacaaaacacattacaaaaagtAACTATCCATATGCTTTGGAGAACACCTTTGAGTTTTGCTTTAAAAGTAGACACTgatggacctcaggtcagcaggtagcttgttccagagagaaggaccacagtaactGAAGTCCCACGAGACAGGGAGATATAGAACATGttttagaaaagagaaaacGAAAACATGTTTCCGCCCGGTctcgaaccggggacctttcgcgtgttaggcgaacgtgataaccactacactacggaaactaCCTGTCTTACGTGTGTGACGTCATAGTATAAATACGCAGTCTTCATTAAGATGGACCGCATTTAATAACAATTGTTTGGATCTAAAGTCGGACTGTTTGACATAGTCATGCGATAAAATTAAGATTTTTATCAGAGTGGTCTatccttctgctgctgctgcaatgaCTAACATTGAAATGTTAAGAAACGTGGTCTCCTTACCTTTACCAAAAGGGTGAAACATTACATCCGTAGTGATGAGGACTACCATAGAGAATGAATGGGAAAATAACATATCAGCatcctgaaaagatactgcaggaaactgtggcttttctgaataaagaaccacactgacttggatgAAGTTGTCtacagaggaaaatactttaagagttctactttcatcattttgcgcaggctggtctcgaactcgagtttaatctcgaaataaaaaaaaataaaaaattaacatggccctaatcctacGTTGTATATATATTCTCATCtataaacagcaacaaaaacaaacattttatatcCAAATTCTATTCTCAGATGTAAAGCCTGAACTTTGTGTTAACTTTAAAGACAGGTGTACTTTCCCTGTATGTGTAGGCCTAATAGATTCGCTAATAATATGAGGGATGCGATTTTGCCATTACCTCCCAGAATTTCAATATACAGATTTACAATAGGCTATGATATTTTCAATCATATCTCCGTAGACTTTATCTATAAAACAGGGACTTCACCAAACTATCCTAAATGTAAACGTCATGTAGGCTACACATCAGGCTGCATTGTTTGTGGGAATGCAAAAAAACTTTTATGTTTTGAAAGGCTGTATGCACAAGTGTTAGCACAGCAACAGGTCAGCTTGGTGCCAGGAAACCCACTTCTTTGTCTGCTTGGAAAGGTCACTGTAtctctgaataaaaacatgaggaTGAGATCCAGTTTAGTGCTAGCAAGGAAAGGCATAATGATGAAGTGGATGTAAGGGCCCTCCTTCTATTTATGTGTTGAAATCTCAGAGGTTGAGACTCTGGATAAACTCAGACACTATGTCAATGGAAGGACTTGGCTTTTCCAACATAAAAGGAGGAAGTCACTGGAACCTTCTGGAGTTCACAATTACTATAATCTGGATTTAAATAGATGATAAGATGGACAATTGTGACACTTTTGGATTGGGAGCAATGGGCCTAATATCATACTTACTTATGTTATATCATTCCCTAACACGTGTTACTAAGTGAAGTCCCTTATCTCACTTTGTTAATAAAGACATTACATGGACCAGCCTGTAGCAttgctgtgttttgttgtgtgtttattgtttgtttatttgtctctATTAGCTAGtcatgtgttagcatcaagctaacaaacttaGATACATCCACCAGGCCCACCCTGGAGAACAATGCACCAGCAGCCACTGTCTAATGATGGTGCAAGATTAAGTGTCACGAGAAGACCATCAAACATCGTACCAAAGTTTATAGGATCAGTTGTATAGTTATCAAGATTTTGCCGTCATGACCAGAACAGTGTATACCACAAGagtcacataaaaacacacaaagttgtCTGACCCCCCTGTTACCCTCTGCTGGTGGTCCATCCCAGCATCACCACggttacacacacaggacagagagaggtgatATATGTGTCAGGGAACTCCACGTCTCCATGGCGACGGTAAACAGGTCTGTCAGTGTGACTTACACACAGGTGAAACATTAgccagggagagaaagagaagccacatacacaatctctctctctctctctctcactcacacacacacgcacacacacacacacatacatctcaGTGGTCGGGACAGATGGCGGACTCACAGAGAACATCTGAACCTCTTAACTTTGTCCATCAGGATGAAATCTGGTAAAACTGCTGACTCTTACTTCTCTCACAActttgtttagttgtttttatttttatctttttataaaaaaagggATACATGATTTGAAAAGTGTTCTCACCTTGAATTGGAAGAAGGATGATTAAGTGTGGATCATTTCTAACATAAAGACGGAGTAATGCATCCGTGTTGATTGAAGAGTATTCCTGCATGCTTTTGTGAATGACTGAATGCCTCATATCTGATATGATTCAGTGGACTCCTTTTCTCTGACAGAATCCAAATTAAAATTCTGGAGCACACGAATCACTTaaggaaaaatgtatttggtaTAATAAAAGTGATTCGAGTGCTCCTGTACTTTCTTTCTATAGTCTATCTGAGAGAAGGAGTTCACTGAATCATACTTTGAACGTCTCAGGTCTGAGAGCACTGACCTCCGTTTGTGGAGCGGCTGAAGCGCGAGAGATTCCTTAACCTGCCTCATATTGgaagtttatttttaagttcTTGTATACATCCtacttttattttccaaaatcaTCAGTCAACTTCACTTTATTTCTGTAGGCCAAAATGTtctgcatgtttacatttcaaaataaaagccatacTGAGtaaatatatacaaacaaatCAGACTGTGCACGTCTAAAAATGTGCCTTTACCTTGAAGTAAAGAGTATGAAAAGCCCACATAAGTGTTATTGTTCCTTCACCAGTGTTACAGAAGTTTTCTTTCCAGGggtatatttatttaattttttgaatatttaatgctcttttgtgtgtgttaaatgttgtgAATCACTTTTTGAACTACCCTTAGTCAAGAGTTTCTTTTAAGAGTAACCCTTTCATACTAATTTGATTAAGACCAACTTTTTATATCAATATCAAGACTTGAGGAAAATCATAAATCATAGCCATTAAATGTTAACATGAAATGCTTTTATCTCCCAATAATCTTTCTGGATTTGATTATGGATTAGGTATTTGGATTCCTTCGGCTTTCTTTGAGAATAAGGACGCGGAAAGAAGATTATATTGAGCAAGAACTTGTTAGAGAAGTTAAAAGAAGGGGTTTCACATCCTCTCCGTGAACTATTAAGCCGGTTGTTGAAGctcaagctgtgtgtgtgtgtgtgtgtgtgtgtgtgtgtgtgtgtgtgtgtgtgtcattaggAAAGCACATGTGAAAATGGAGAAGGATGCTGCAAATGTCTGGCCCAACAAGTGGGGATTCTTGACCGAGACCTACAAAGAGgtaacgcgcacacacacacacacgtctgagACATATTTTCTATTCACGTTAGTATCATGGTGATGAGCGCCCTCTAGTGTTGAATTGGTACCACAGCATGTGGcaccaataacaacaacaaaaatagcccctttgtgttcctgttttgaaatgcaaagaacACAAAATTACTCcaagtttttgtctttctccttTTAGTAcgagagtgagagtgtgaaaCTGaaggaggggggaagagaggagCTTCCACATCACCTGAAACCACCTGTGACCACtcaagaaaaagacaacaagGTACACTAGCTGGGCTACCTACcgacctccctccctccctccctccctccctaccaTCCTTGCTTTCTTCCTGCCTGCCTTTTTACTTACCTATCTCTCACCTCCCCTAATTaacttccttcctctcttccttccttcaaTCCTTCCATCCTACaatccttccttcctctcatccTTCTTTCCTACCTTCCTACcttcctgcctgtctgcctACTTACTTACCTTCCTTCCTTCCCACCCTGACAAGCTACCTACCTACCTCTCACCTTTCTACGtacctgactgactgactgactgtccaCATTGTTTCTTGCCTCCAGGTTGGCCCGTCTCCTACCGTCCCTCGGACGACTcaggctctgattggctggcgtTCGGCTCACCCAGATCTTCAACTCGAAAAGTTTGGCGTGGTGCATCATGGGAGGCGTAGTTTTCTGAAGGAGCTTGGCTGGCCGCTCAACGCTTGCATCTGACAG
The Labrus mixtus chromosome 7, fLabMix1.1, whole genome shotgun sequence DNA segment above includes these coding regions:
- the LOC132977345 gene encoding ciliary microtubule inner protein 1-like, which produces MCQGTPRLHGDGKQVCQCDLHTGETLARERKRSHIHNLSLSLSHSHTHAHTHTHTSQWSGQMADSQRTSEPLNFVHQDEIWKAHVKMEKDAANVWPNKWGFLTETYKEYESESVKLKEGGREELPHHLKPPVTTQEKDNKVGPSPTVPRTTQALIGWRSAHPDLQLEKFGVVHHGRRSFLKELGWPLNACI